A region of Etheostoma cragini isolate CJK2018 chromosome 24, CSU_Ecrag_1.0, whole genome shotgun sequence DNA encodes the following proteins:
- the LOC117939225 gene encoding microtubule-associated protein 2-like isoform X7 — protein MADGQQPDEHWASNGQENGENGYSAYSSAYRENGYHGGAAAHPGTTVDDSANLPPSPPPSPSAEQFGPVAQAQPDECISQASCEPSMKEDEPQVASLHEKQSAVERATPERAEVVSIELPIPSMKEKEPTDTSSVEQGNQETKDLVEEVAESHLLVESKNKEAKQPLTKESNLKEEDKEGVILPSKSEAPMNENPGMADGKNEECLDSGSDITLHKTPVTDILKGDQRQETVKSSPEPGNGSKATLDISVGHESGAKTYFETSSKSQEQESSQTQSYYELSTAAEKKLSEETKSIVQKLEEQQEKKARTSSGKMSLEQRSLSLNITVESSAGQTVKGEKSRTLCPISGSFDESEVYPSTPFGQSQHQILPAVSITPTTTESPEDTPTKADTPLPSDKHKCFEHSGSLSEMLDLAGDLPRPSLERRDLDHMRRKSVPANVSALAGSSLAKLALGDQTSRVVEGEIQLEEVGYCVFHEYLGPMPSPADVPSPGESPHQLFPSTESEVEEELGATKAEAVQKGTQQQDHKGIIPESSPKIGFEKKDAPVKSTLILERAPTSGKPDRLRIPMTSTKDRLNEFRLDSGLPGDIKIQAIPEVEIEKDPSREASPSPQDSSFTFTSLETGSKVPPTPTTPKSPYETPTDTQVIEEKAGNDVLPEVKAENHPESERIDNGRTELDKEIVKSEQTEVEERREEPEMTNTNIPASSQSSENSTEKGDKNVESESGTPTRLERIEKQETPKVVQDLSTGIPLDEKDAEIQLQDVTLDKFAPHMPQISSPVIIIPQAQVEEEADEEDDIEIAEEPQEVIEEAEIPESLVRGRLMVGDQMVEKHPKSGAEECCHSAQSSENGEHVTDSLHLSQCSNHDLPQQLVEGGRDDGIGEDKVEEHIQRNRDEGTKDEGEVVEKDPAGEEQVEEVCSDEVREEKQNKTMEDEGEERMGEQEVEETSDVLHQTSQEANDETTMDVSILDTDSGWMDSQDDDKSIMTEQIEALPRVQRATSTPVVDRPAKRAPGRGRGHPGVTETKVSRKVPSHHPPKEEMKKKKAVRRADLNKVSALQCRSPSRKSVAKSAARHPRPALLHGSARRKATGMEIHQPLSVAHQSRERTTSRQRTTERAYRSPEKRSSLPRPAKSLTRHIPAAEQEDSTPSRPTCTESARSRSVRSGASTPGSCAVTPGTPPSYACRTPGSRTPGSHTPKSFSILQEKKVAVIRTPPKSPSSAQRQLKVLNQPLPDLKNVKSKIGSTSNLKHQPKGGQVQILQEKLDFSHVKSKCGSKDNLKHSPKGGNVMIPSVKLDFSHVQAKCGSLDKIQHAAGGGNIQIQTKKIDLSHITAKCGSMSNIRHRPGGGHVRIENVKLDFKDKAHAKVGSLGNASHTPGGGNVMIESHKLSFRETAKARVDHGAEIVITHSPGVGTGGTSPHLSSSGSINVLESPQLSTLAQDVTAALAKQGL, from the exons ATGGCAGACGGTCAACAGCCAGATGAGCACTGGGCCTCAAACGGCCAGGAGAATGGAGAGAATGGCTACTCTGCCTACAGCTCTGCCTACAGGGAGAATGGATACCACGGTGGAGCAGCTGCACATCCTGGAACAACAG TGGATGACTCGGCCAATTtgcctccctcccctcccccctctccgTCCGCTGAGCAGTTCGGGCCCGTGGCACAAG CCCAGCCAGATGAATGTATCAGTCAGGCATCTTGTGAACCTTCTATGAAAGAAGATGAACCTCAAGTGGCATCGCTGCATGAGAAGCAGTCGGCAGTTGAAAGAGCAACACCTGAAAGGGCAGAAGTTGTTTCGATTGAACTTCCCATTCCCTctatgaaagagaaagagccCACAgatacctcctcagttgagcaGGGTAACCAAGAAACAAAGGATTTAGTAGAAGAGGTTGCTGAGAGTCACCTGCTTGTAGAGtccaaaaacaaagaagcaaAACAACCTCTGACCAAGGAGTCAAATCTTAAGGAGGAAGACAAAGAGGGAGTTATCTTACCAAGCAAATCAGAAGCCCCTATGAATGAAAATCCTGGGATGGCTGATGGGAAAAATGAGGAGTGCCTAGATAGTGGCAGTGACATTACGTTGCATAAGACGCCAGTGACTGACATTCTAAAAGGGGACCAAAGGCAAGAAACAGTCAAGTCAAGTCCGGAACCTGGCAATGGGTCGAAAGCAACATTAGATATTTCTGTTGGACACGAGTCCGGAGCAAAAACCTACTTTGAGACATCCTCAAAAAGCCAGGAACAGGAGTCATCACAAACCCAGAGCTATTACGAACTcagcacagcagcagagaaaaagTTAAGCGAGGAAACTAAAAGCATTGTGCAGAAGCTCGAGGAACAACAGGAAAAGAAAGCCAGAACTTCATCGGGTAAGATGTCACTAGAACAAAGAAGCCTCTCCCTGAACATTACTGTTGAGTCTTCGGCAGGACAGACAGTCAAAGGAGAGAAGTCAAGGACTTTGTGTCCAATCAGTGGAAGCTTTGATGAATCTGAAGTTTACCCTTCAACGCCATTTGGGCAGAGCCAACACCAGATTCTTCCGGCTGTCTCCATTACCCCAACTACCACTGAATCACCTGAAGATACACCCACCAAGGCAGACACGCCTTTGCCTTCTGATAAGCacaaatgttttgaacattCAGGAAGCCTCTCTGAAATGTTGGACCTGGCTGGAGACCTGCCTCGGCCATCATTAGAGAGAAGGGATCTTGACCACATGAGGCGAAAGTCTGTGCCCGCCAATGTATCAGCTCTGGCGGGGAGCTCGTTGGCCAAGCTTGCCTTGGGAGATCAAACCTCAAGAGTGGTGGAGGGAGAAATTCAGTTAGAGGAAGTGGGCTACTGTGTCTTCCATGAGTACTTAGGTCCCATGCCTTCTCCTGCTGATGTACCAAGTCCTGGGGAATCTCCACACCAGCTTTTCCCCTCAACGGAGAGCGAAGTTGAGGAGGAGCTTGGGGCCACAAAAGCTGAAGCTGTTCAAAAAGGAACTCAACAACAAGATCATAAAGGTATTATCCCTGAGAGTTCTCCAAAAATAGGGTTTGAGAAGAAAGATGCACCAGTAAAGAGTACCCTGATTCTTGAAAGAGCTCCGACAAGTGGGAAACCTGATCGCCTGAGAATCCCAATGACTTCTACAAAAGACAGACTGAATGAGTTTCGTTTGGACAGTGGCCTGCCTGGTGACATAAAGATTCAAGCAATTCCTGAGGTAGAAATTGAAAAAGACCCCTCCAGAGAGGCTTCTCCCAGCCCACAAGACAGTTCCTTTACTTTCACTTCTTTGGAAACTGGAAGCAAGGTTCCCCCAACTCCTACCACCCCCAAGTCCCCATATGAAACTCCCACAGATACCCAAGTTATTGAAGAGAAGGCAGGGAACGATGTCCTCCCGGAGGTCAAAGCAGAGAACCATCCAGAGTCTGAGAGAATTGATAATGGACGGACAGAGTTAGACAAAGAAATAGTTAAATCTGAGCAGACGGAAgtagaagaaagaagagaggaaccagaaatgacaaacacaaacataccaGCATCATCTCAGTCTTCAgaaaacagcacagaaaaaGGTGACAAGAATGTTGAAAGTGAGAGTGGGACACCTACAAGATTAGAAAGAATAGAAAAGCAAGAGACCCCAAAAGTTGTTCAGGATTTAAGCACTGGAATACCCTTAGATGAGAAAGATGCAGAAATCCAGTTACAGGATGTAACTCTGGATAAGTTTGCACCACATATGCCACAAATATCCTCCCCTGTCATCATTATACCTCAAGCACAAGTAGAGGAAGAAgcagatgaagaagatgataTTGAGATTGCTGAAGAACCTCAGGAAGTAATTGAAGAAGCTGAAATCCCTGAGAGTCTAGTTAGGGGGAGGTTGATGGTAGGCGATCAGATGGTAGAAAAACATCCCAAGTCGGGAGCAGAAGAATGTTGTCACAGTGCGCAAAGCAGTGAAAATGGGGAGCATGTGACAGACAGTTTGCACTTGTCTCAATGCTCCAACCATGATCTTCCACAGCAACTGGTTGAAGGTGGCAGAGATGATGGGATAGGTGAGGATAAAGTAGAAGAACATATACAAAGAAATAGGGATGAAGGGACTAAAGACGAGGGTGAGGTGGTAGAGAAAGACCCTGCAGGTGAGGAGCAAGTGGAAGAAGTTTGTTCTGATGAAGTACGTGAAGAGAAACAGAATAAAACGATGGAGgatgagggggaggagaggatgGGTGAACAGGAGGTGGAAGAGACCTCTGATGTACTGCACCAGACCAGTCAGGAAGCTAATGATGAAACCACCATGGACGTCTCTATCCTAGATACAGACAGTGGCTGGATGGACTCACAAG ATGATGACAAAAGTATCATGACTGAGCAAATTGAAGCTCTTCCTCGGGTCCAGCGTGCTACTAGTACACCTGTGGTGGACAGACCCGCTAAACGGGCCCCTGGCAGAGGAAGGGGCCACCCTGGCGTCACTGAGACTAAAGTGTCCCGAAAAGTACCCAGCCACCATCCACCAaaagaggagatgaagaagaaaaaag CTGTGAGGAGGGCTGACCTGAATAAGGTGTCAGCCCTCCAATGTCGTTCTCCATCTCGAAAGAGTGTAGCCAAATCAGCAGCCAGACATCCTAGGCCCGCTCTGCTTCACGGCTCTGCTAGACGCAAGGCCACAG GTATGGAAATCCATCAGCCCCTCAGTGTGGCCCACCAGTCCAGAGAAAGGACCACT TCCCGACAGAGGACAACT gAGAGAGCGTACCGCAGCCCAGAGAAGAGGTCGTCCCTGCCCAGGCCGGCCAAATCTCTGACACGCCACATCCCTGCTGCTGAGCAAGAAGACAGCACCCCCTCCAGGCCAACCT GTACAGAGTCTGCACGTTCCCGATCAGTCCGTAGCGGTGCCTCCACCCCCGGCTCCTGCGCCGTCACACCCGGCACACCCCCTAGCTACGCCTGCCGCACCCCCGGCTCTCGTACCCCCGGCAGCCACACGCCCAAGTCCTTCAGCATCCTCCAGGAGAAGAAGGTGGCGGTCATCCGAACCCCGCCCAAGTCTCCATCCTCAGCCCAACGGCAGCTGAAGGTTCTTAATCAGCCCCTGCCTGACCTGAAGAATGTAAAGTCCAAGATCGGGTCCACCTCCAACCTCAAGCACCAGCCGAAAGGCGGACAG gtTCAGATTTTACAGGAGAAGCTGGACTTCAGTCATGTTAAGTCAAAGTGCGGCTCCAAGGATAATCTGAAGCACTCGCCCAAAGGAGGCAAT GTCATGATTCCAAGTGTTAAACTGGACTTTAGCCACGTTCAGGCTAAATGTGGCTCCCTGGACAAGATCCAGCATGCAGCAGGCGGGGGAAAC
- the LOC117939225 gene encoding microtubule-associated protein 2-like isoform X10, with translation MADGQQPDEHWASNGQENGENGYSAYSSAYRENGYHGGAAAHPGTTVDDSANLPPSPPPSPSAEQFGPVAQAQPDECISQASCEPSMKEDEPQVASLHEKQSAVERATPERAEVVSIELPIPSMKEKEPTDTSSVEQGNQETKDLVEEVAESHLLVESKNKEAKQPLTKESNLKEEDKEGVILPSKSEAPMNENPGMADGKNEECLDSGSDITLHKTPVTDILKGDQRQETVKSSPEPGNGSKATLDISVGHESGAKTYFETSSKSQEQESSQTQSYYELSTAAEKKLSEETKSIVQKLEEQQEKKARTSSGKMSLEQRSLSLNITVESSAGQTVKGEKSRTLCPISGSFDESEVYPSTPFGQSQHQILPAVSITPTTTESPEDTPTKADTPLPSDKHKCFEHSGSLSEMLDLAGDLPRPSLERRDLDHMRRKSVPANVSALAGSSLAKLALGDQTSRVVEGEIQLEEVGYCVFHEYLGPMPSPADVPSPGESPHQLFPSTESEVEEELGATKAEAVQKGTQQQDHKGIIPESSPKIGFEKKDAPVKSTLILERAPTSGKPDRLRIPMTSTKDRLNEFRLDSGLPGDIKIQAIPEVEIEKDPSREASPSPQDSSFTFTSLETGSKVPPTPTTPKSPYETPTDTQVIEEKAGNDVLPEVKAENHPESERIDNGRTELDKEIVKSEQTEVEERREEPEMTNTNIPASSQSSENSTEKGDKNVESESGTPTRLERIEKQETPKVVQDLSTGIPLDEKDAEIQLQDVTLDKFAPHMPQISSPVIIIPQAQVEEEADEEDDIEIAEEPQEVIEEAEIPESLVRGRLMVGDQMVEKHPKSGAEECCHSAQSSENGEHVTDSLHLSQCSNHDLPQQLVEGGRDDGIGEDKVEEHIQRNRDEGTKDEGEVVEKDPAGEEQVEEVCSDEVREEKQNKTMEDEGEERMGEQEVEETSDVLHQTSQEANDETTMDVSILDTDSGWMDSQDDDKSIMTEQIEALPRVQRATSTPVVDRPAKRAPGRGRGHPGVTETKVSRKVPSHHPPKEEMKKKKAVRRADLNKVSALQCRSPSRKSVAKSAARHPRPALLHGSARRKATGMEIHQPLSVAHQSRERTTERAYRSPEKRSSLPRPAKSLTRHIPAAEQEDSTPSRPTSIQSRGDSRSGRAPGMAGTESARSRSVRSGASTPGSCAVTPGTPPSYACRTPGSRTPGSHTPKSFSILQEKKVAVIRTPPKSPSSAQRQLKVLNQPLPDLKNVKSKIGSTSNLKHQPKGGQVMIPSVKLDFSHVQAKCGSLDKIQHAAGGGNIQIQTKKIDLSHITAKCGSMSNIRHRPGGGHVRIENVKLDFKDKAHAKVGSLGNASHTPGGGNVMIESHKLSFRETAKARVDHGAEIVITHSPGVGTGGTSPHLSSSGSINVLESPQLSTLAQDVTAALAKQGL, from the exons ATGGCAGACGGTCAACAGCCAGATGAGCACTGGGCCTCAAACGGCCAGGAGAATGGAGAGAATGGCTACTCTGCCTACAGCTCTGCCTACAGGGAGAATGGATACCACGGTGGAGCAGCTGCACATCCTGGAACAACAG TGGATGACTCGGCCAATTtgcctccctcccctcccccctctccgTCCGCTGAGCAGTTCGGGCCCGTGGCACAAG CCCAGCCAGATGAATGTATCAGTCAGGCATCTTGTGAACCTTCTATGAAAGAAGATGAACCTCAAGTGGCATCGCTGCATGAGAAGCAGTCGGCAGTTGAAAGAGCAACACCTGAAAGGGCAGAAGTTGTTTCGATTGAACTTCCCATTCCCTctatgaaagagaaagagccCACAgatacctcctcagttgagcaGGGTAACCAAGAAACAAAGGATTTAGTAGAAGAGGTTGCTGAGAGTCACCTGCTTGTAGAGtccaaaaacaaagaagcaaAACAACCTCTGACCAAGGAGTCAAATCTTAAGGAGGAAGACAAAGAGGGAGTTATCTTACCAAGCAAATCAGAAGCCCCTATGAATGAAAATCCTGGGATGGCTGATGGGAAAAATGAGGAGTGCCTAGATAGTGGCAGTGACATTACGTTGCATAAGACGCCAGTGACTGACATTCTAAAAGGGGACCAAAGGCAAGAAACAGTCAAGTCAAGTCCGGAACCTGGCAATGGGTCGAAAGCAACATTAGATATTTCTGTTGGACACGAGTCCGGAGCAAAAACCTACTTTGAGACATCCTCAAAAAGCCAGGAACAGGAGTCATCACAAACCCAGAGCTATTACGAACTcagcacagcagcagagaaaaagTTAAGCGAGGAAACTAAAAGCATTGTGCAGAAGCTCGAGGAACAACAGGAAAAGAAAGCCAGAACTTCATCGGGTAAGATGTCACTAGAACAAAGAAGCCTCTCCCTGAACATTACTGTTGAGTCTTCGGCAGGACAGACAGTCAAAGGAGAGAAGTCAAGGACTTTGTGTCCAATCAGTGGAAGCTTTGATGAATCTGAAGTTTACCCTTCAACGCCATTTGGGCAGAGCCAACACCAGATTCTTCCGGCTGTCTCCATTACCCCAACTACCACTGAATCACCTGAAGATACACCCACCAAGGCAGACACGCCTTTGCCTTCTGATAAGCacaaatgttttgaacattCAGGAAGCCTCTCTGAAATGTTGGACCTGGCTGGAGACCTGCCTCGGCCATCATTAGAGAGAAGGGATCTTGACCACATGAGGCGAAAGTCTGTGCCCGCCAATGTATCAGCTCTGGCGGGGAGCTCGTTGGCCAAGCTTGCCTTGGGAGATCAAACCTCAAGAGTGGTGGAGGGAGAAATTCAGTTAGAGGAAGTGGGCTACTGTGTCTTCCATGAGTACTTAGGTCCCATGCCTTCTCCTGCTGATGTACCAAGTCCTGGGGAATCTCCACACCAGCTTTTCCCCTCAACGGAGAGCGAAGTTGAGGAGGAGCTTGGGGCCACAAAAGCTGAAGCTGTTCAAAAAGGAACTCAACAACAAGATCATAAAGGTATTATCCCTGAGAGTTCTCCAAAAATAGGGTTTGAGAAGAAAGATGCACCAGTAAAGAGTACCCTGATTCTTGAAAGAGCTCCGACAAGTGGGAAACCTGATCGCCTGAGAATCCCAATGACTTCTACAAAAGACAGACTGAATGAGTTTCGTTTGGACAGTGGCCTGCCTGGTGACATAAAGATTCAAGCAATTCCTGAGGTAGAAATTGAAAAAGACCCCTCCAGAGAGGCTTCTCCCAGCCCACAAGACAGTTCCTTTACTTTCACTTCTTTGGAAACTGGAAGCAAGGTTCCCCCAACTCCTACCACCCCCAAGTCCCCATATGAAACTCCCACAGATACCCAAGTTATTGAAGAGAAGGCAGGGAACGATGTCCTCCCGGAGGTCAAAGCAGAGAACCATCCAGAGTCTGAGAGAATTGATAATGGACGGACAGAGTTAGACAAAGAAATAGTTAAATCTGAGCAGACGGAAgtagaagaaagaagagaggaaccagaaatgacaaacacaaacataccaGCATCATCTCAGTCTTCAgaaaacagcacagaaaaaGGTGACAAGAATGTTGAAAGTGAGAGTGGGACACCTACAAGATTAGAAAGAATAGAAAAGCAAGAGACCCCAAAAGTTGTTCAGGATTTAAGCACTGGAATACCCTTAGATGAGAAAGATGCAGAAATCCAGTTACAGGATGTAACTCTGGATAAGTTTGCACCACATATGCCACAAATATCCTCCCCTGTCATCATTATACCTCAAGCACAAGTAGAGGAAGAAgcagatgaagaagatgataTTGAGATTGCTGAAGAACCTCAGGAAGTAATTGAAGAAGCTGAAATCCCTGAGAGTCTAGTTAGGGGGAGGTTGATGGTAGGCGATCAGATGGTAGAAAAACATCCCAAGTCGGGAGCAGAAGAATGTTGTCACAGTGCGCAAAGCAGTGAAAATGGGGAGCATGTGACAGACAGTTTGCACTTGTCTCAATGCTCCAACCATGATCTTCCACAGCAACTGGTTGAAGGTGGCAGAGATGATGGGATAGGTGAGGATAAAGTAGAAGAACATATACAAAGAAATAGGGATGAAGGGACTAAAGACGAGGGTGAGGTGGTAGAGAAAGACCCTGCAGGTGAGGAGCAAGTGGAAGAAGTTTGTTCTGATGAAGTACGTGAAGAGAAACAGAATAAAACGATGGAGgatgagggggaggagaggatgGGTGAACAGGAGGTGGAAGAGACCTCTGATGTACTGCACCAGACCAGTCAGGAAGCTAATGATGAAACCACCATGGACGTCTCTATCCTAGATACAGACAGTGGCTGGATGGACTCACAAG ATGATGACAAAAGTATCATGACTGAGCAAATTGAAGCTCTTCCTCGGGTCCAGCGTGCTACTAGTACACCTGTGGTGGACAGACCCGCTAAACGGGCCCCTGGCAGAGGAAGGGGCCACCCTGGCGTCACTGAGACTAAAGTGTCCCGAAAAGTACCCAGCCACCATCCACCAaaagaggagatgaagaagaaaaaag CTGTGAGGAGGGCTGACCTGAATAAGGTGTCAGCCCTCCAATGTCGTTCTCCATCTCGAAAGAGTGTAGCCAAATCAGCAGCCAGACATCCTAGGCCCGCTCTGCTTCACGGCTCTGCTAGACGCAAGGCCACAG GTATGGAAATCCATCAGCCCCTCAGTGTGGCCCACCAGTCCAGAGAAAGGACCACT gAGAGAGCGTACCGCAGCCCAGAGAAGAGGTCGTCCCTGCCCAGGCCGGCCAAATCTCTGACACGCCACATCCCTGCTGCTGAGCAAGAAGACAGCACCCCCTCCAGGCCAACCT CGATCCAGTCCAGGGGGGACAGCAGGTCTGGAAGAGCCCCTGGTATGGCAG GTACAGAGTCTGCACGTTCCCGATCAGTCCGTAGCGGTGCCTCCACCCCCGGCTCCTGCGCCGTCACACCCGGCACACCCCCTAGCTACGCCTGCCGCACCCCCGGCTCTCGTACCCCCGGCAGCCACACGCCCAAGTCCTTCAGCATCCTCCAGGAGAAGAAGGTGGCGGTCATCCGAACCCCGCCCAAGTCTCCATCCTCAGCCCAACGGCAGCTGAAGGTTCTTAATCAGCCCCTGCCTGACCTGAAGAATGTAAAGTCCAAGATCGGGTCCACCTCCAACCTCAAGCACCAGCCGAAAGGCGGACAG GTCATGATTCCAAGTGTTAAACTGGACTTTAGCCACGTTCAGGCTAAATGTGGCTCCCTGGACAAGATCCAGCATGCAGCAGGCGGGGGAAAC